From Trichoderma atroviride chromosome 1, complete sequence, one genomic window encodes:
- a CDS encoding uncharacterized protein (EggNog:ENOG41) — MSSIPRARPPQRSNTTVPSSIPTRSSSTREPSATRNASPTRLPSFKYGARAASTASSSSSSTNSLKNTSATTTNASSGIPKAPTATGIPGRLTRSMTLATKEVTARKERTASTTKYPPSTTMTRPSLQARGRSTSISMPGKPKELERRPTGIAFARTSATNLAGPVVSKPPNPSRSRDPIRRPATPTAPVGAPSSSRRSATPTTLTRANTFSASGRPVTPTAAPKARTPPSSSSRARTPPMGLTRAATFSASTRSTSTSATSATRPGPRSIARSITPTPTPITARGGNSAASSRAVTPTGQPRTLERRAPSAEKLPARKLSLATISRVVSRLSKPSSAGTLLSQDQASLKPRTSASSLQRPVSPGKSLAPKLSTSHLATSSPSKLPSNIAASAEVSKLQAELLQLYLLHREAPVVEAEWRASAKQKLGDRFAKLSEESRDVSEQESAAQEKKNVLALRRWASGGRLDEKIQSLESVITNVWSLSDPSGRYAQLVRHFERWIGGVSDMEEARRNGAMLAQGNNDLFIEDLDAQWKEERGELIGQLDGWKQQLSDINDLTLDEFYAEPPDEDEKSSLEKMLDGSRALIDNMLAELRIMEVVEHEALLREDEWIGRMNRIDADNDFEIPRAGGAWKEL, encoded by the coding sequence ATGTCGTCAATACCTCGCGCGCGCCCTCCGCAGCGCTCCAACACCACCGTTCCGTCTTCGATACCGACGAGATCGTCCAGTACACGAGAGCCGTCGGCAACTCGAAACGCCTCGCCGACCCGGCTGCCCAGCTTCAAATATGGTGCCCGAGCCGCCTCGACTGCTTCTAGCTCTAGCAGCTCGACGAACAGCTTGAAGAACACctctgccaccaccaccaatgCTAGCAGTGGTATCCCCAAGGCACCTACGGCAACGGGCATACCTGGACGGCTGACGAGATCAATGACGCTGGCAACAAAAGAAGTCACTGCAAGAAAAGAACGGACTGCGTCAACCACCAAGTATCCGCCCTCGACAACCATGACGAGGCCATCTCTTCAAGCGAGAGGGAGGTCTACGAGCATATCAATGCCGGGGAAGCCAAAGGAGCTTGAGAGAAGGCCGACGGGCATCGCATTTGCTAGAACCTCGGCCACTAATCTTGCTGGGCCGGTGGTATCGAAGCCGCCTAACCCTTCGAGGTCGAGAGATCCAATTCGGCGGCCTGCAACGCCTACAGCCCCGGTAGgtgcgccatcatcttccagaaGGTCAGCCACGCCAACTACGTTGACTCGGGCCAATACATTCTCGGCTTCTGGGAGACCAGTCACGCCTACAGCGGCACCGAAAGCGAGgacgccgccttcttcttcgagtaGGGCGAGGACACCACCTATGGGACTGACCCGGGCGGCCACATTCTCGGCTTCTACTCGATCTACTAGTACTTCTGCGACCTCTGCAACTCGACCCGGGCCTCGGTCTATAGCTCGGTCTATAACCCCGACTCCTACCCCGATCACTGCCCGAGGGGGGAATTCAGCGGCTAGTAGCCGAGCTGTGACTCCTACGGGACAACCAAGGACGCTGGAACGCAGAGCTCCTTCAGCAGAAAAGTTACCCGCTCGTAAGCTGTCATTGGCAACGATCAGCAGAGTGGTATCTAGACTTTCTAAGCCCTCCTCTGCCGGTACGTTGCTGTCACAGGACCAAGCATCGCTGAAACCTCGgacttcagcttcttctctacAGAGACCAGTCTCGCCAGGCAAGTCTTTGGCACCTAAGCTGTCTACGTCACATTTGGCTACATCGTCACCTTCCAAGCTGCCGTCAAATATCGCTGCGTCGGCCGAGGTCAGCAAGCTCCAGGCCGAGTTACTGCAGCTGTATCTGCTGCACCGCGAGGCGCCAGTTGTAGAGGCCGAATGGAGAGCGAGTGCCAAGCAAAAGCTGGGGGATCGATTCGCAAAGCTGAGCGAGGAGAGCAGAGATGTCTCTGAGCAGGAGAGCGCggcgcaagagaagaagaatgtgcTGGCACTTAGAAGATGGGCCAGTGGTGGCAGACTGGATGAAAAGATTCAGTCTCTGGAATCCGTCATCACTAATGTGTGGTCGCTGAGTGATCCAAGCGGTCGATATGCCCAGCTGGTGCGGCACTTTGAGAGGTGGATCGGCGGAGTGAGCGACATGGAGGAGGCGAGGAGAAATGGCGCCATGCTCGCACAGGGCAACAATGACTTATTCATCGAGGATCTGGATGCACAATGGAAAGAGGAGCGCGGAGAACTCATCGGCCAGCTTGATGGgtggaagcagcagcttagcGACATTAACGACCTAACCTTGGACGAATTCTATGCTGAACCGCcagacgaagatgaaaagtctagcttggagaagatgctggaCGGGTCGCGCGCCTTGATTGACAATATGCTGGCGGAGCTGAGAATCATGGAGGTTGTTGAGCACGAGGCGCTTTTGCGAGAGGACGAGTGGATTGGGAGGATGAATAGAATTGATGCGGATAATGACTTTGAGATTCCGCGTGCGGGAGGTGCTTGGAAAGAACTATAa
- a CDS encoding uncharacterized protein (EggNog:ENOG41), with amino-acid sequence MSSPDSDQIALSEKLLERRQQLTEGLKSLPYDLILYLERAAVYADLGYPDLAAGDAYRALLLTDEVTNDGFEYHEQSLECLSKYLGVPLPEILAHSQVADEYPDLVNGGSKDEDAAFNQLASLASVRAYQILSLSLLLCGCLKSASQFCDRGLAVAPQNAKLLHTRGHIDNVARQRLGRQDFDASDLPDFGLVRREVYPWNDHEPDRFSPESLQSLNDGLKEMAPKCAVQVATLPILLEGESETDNYEIIPTCKQLGVFAQEDIEAGEVVLREYTLLTANNRHKDSVCDACSSDLAPLGSDNQPIRCEECFDTVFCSQECHDLAQDRYHPAVCDQDVDSIAKDPSAFEADETLHLLLLARVLAIAANEEIHPLDVREVKFIWGDFVSSRSNEINVSPNAGPPPEWTLPFSFKYNIETPLHILEKMDVDIYTAVEEYDLWVLNTLYAKFRGTASARKNPRDGKPDVAAVHPYWCLANHDCDPNVTWDWSGRMVLSARKERVVGGKPGGIKKGEEILNHYCDVTLPVQQRREWAQGSLGGWCMCERCRTEAAEDKTTGNETLA; translated from the coding sequence ATGTCGTCTCCAGACTCGGATCAGATTGCCCTTAGCGAGAAACTTCTCGAGCGTCGTCAACAACTGACTGAGGGACTCAAAAGCCTACCGTATGATTTGATTCTTTACCTCGAGCGTGCGGCCGTGTATGCGGACCTTGGATACCCCGACCTCGCCGCTGGCGACGCATACCGAGCACTTCTCCTTACTGATGAAGTTACAAATGACGGATTCGAATACCATGAGCAATCCTTGGAATGCCTAAGCAAATATCTTGGCGTACCCCTTCCAGAGATCTTGGCCCATAGCCAAGTTGCCGACGAATATCCTGATCTGGTCAATGGCGGCTCCAAGGATGAGGATGCTGCTTTCAATCAGCTGGCAAGCCTTGCGTCAGTACGGGCGTATCAGATACTGTCACTGAGTCTCTTGCTGTGCGGTTGCTTGAAAAGTGCATCTCAGTTTTGCGATCGAGGCCTGGCAGTTGCTCCGCAAAATGCAAAGCTGCTTCACACTAGGGGGCATATTGACAACGTGGCTAGACAGAGGCTGGGCCGCCAGGATTTCGATGCCAGTGATTTACCCGACTTTGGTCTAGTCCGGCGGGAAGTCTATCCATGGAATGACCATGAACCGGATCGCTTCTCGCCCGAGTCTTTGCAGTCCTTGAACGACGGGCTGAAAGAGATGGCTCCAAAGTGTGCCGTTCAAGTGGCAACTCTGCCAATCTTATTAGAAGGAGAGAGCGAGACTGACAATTATGAAATAATTCCGACCTGCAAACAGCTTGGTGTCTTTGCTCAAGAGGATATCGAGGCTGGTGAGGTTGTGCTCAGAGAATACACCCTCCTTACAGCCAACAACAGACATAAAGATTCGGTTTGCGATGCCTGCAGCTCTGACCTCGCCCCGCTTGGCAGCGATAACCAACCCATTCGATGCGAGGAATGTTTCGATACAGTCTTCTGCAGCCAGGAGTGTCACGATCTGGCCCAAGATCGCTATCACCCTGCAGTCTGCGATCAAGACGTGGACTCAATTGCCAAAGACCCTAGCGCGTTCGAAGCTGATGAAACTCTGCacctcctccttcttgccaGAGTTTTGGCGATAGCGGCCAATGAGGAGATTCACCCATTGGATGTGCGTGAGGTGAAGTTCATCTGGGGCGACTTTGTTTCCTCTCGATCAAACGAGATCAACGTATCGCCCAACGCTGGCCCTCCACCGGAATGGACTCTCCCATTCTCTTTCAAATATAATATTGAGACACCGCTGCACAtcctggagaagatggatgtAGATATCTACACGGCTGTGGAGGAATATGACCTGTGGGTCCTCAACACGCTCTATGCCAAATTCCGAGGAACGGCCTCAGCTCGCAAAAACCCTCGAGACGGGAAACCAGATGTTGCCGCGGTTCATCCTTATTGGTGCCTAGCCAACCACGATTGCGATCCAAACGTCACTTGGGACTGGAGCGGCCGAATGGTTCTCTCAGCACGAAAAGAACGCGTCGTAGGCGGCAAGCCCGGCGGCATCAAGAAAGGCGAAGAGATTCTGAACCATTACTGTGACGTAACACTACCTGTGCAGCAACGACGCGAGTGGGCTCAGGGAAGTCTGGGAGGCTGGTGTATGTGCGAGAGATGTCGCACAGAGGCCGCAGAGGATAAAACGACTGGAAATGAAACTTTGGCGTGA
- a CDS encoding uncharacterized protein (EggNog:ENOG41), which yields MARRSQPSTDSSPTSFYSSKEEDSELTSKSTTASTPTTGSPCQYRTARELPHELKEHCQIFLEEQLYTCAINLLSSMLGSGISRSSPSGKPVPVPPPSHLALLSTIAVHPLHTTRVDKPEHLDVSSLALSYLRNVLKVVGPLHADFRTAFQFRSTPRWNRRATGHAGHDSDSDMSDGESEGSRDALRGRIANEGSVWAKGQDFWSTVGWAFHCCTLMPHRWRYWKAWLEFMLDVLDADWEERRRRDLEDYEIRGRIGQVPTMWRAESMLVMYMDQKDGRHSGPKAIMKALFAYNGSVSSSSFQEVFDKEHKGPRQRGKKRKREAVLDLANDKFGDYFDEDESISSGVSEPPTPQKHRTKSEASGVGAGMVESIQLRLRLFRLLSVATDDLGKHTELDRLYEDFAASMKVLPLDIFALFVSHRPDVLLRPSQITLTRELFHLLLPSSYKDPRKVDPEGDSLGSLTMPMLEHCYVCYPANTIGLEDNAKLSLLVESAMQLLWLCDMIEYTDSFANAVDKGIEARVKKAQRKRTGRTKADASDSHASNVMEASADRIRVLLDVLSAST from the exons ATGGCGAGGCGATCACAGCCGAGCACAGACTCGTCACCGACATCATTCTACTCGAGCAAGGAGGAGGATTCAGAGCTCACGTCAAAGTCGACAACTGCGAGCACACCGACGACCGGCTCGCCATGTCAGTACAGAACGGCACGGGAGCTGCCTCACGAGCTGAAAGAGCACTGCCAGATCTTCCTCGAAGAACAATTGT ACACTTGCGCCATCAACCTTCTTAGCAGCATGCTCGGTTCCGGCATATCGAGATCATCACCGAGCGGCAAGCCTGTGCccgtgccgccgccgagccaCCTGGCGCTCCTCAGCACCATCGCCGTCCACCCGCTGCACACAACGCGTGTCGATAAACCAGAGCATCTCGAcgtctcttctctcgccCTGAGCTACCTCCGCAACGTCCTCAAAGTGGTGGGACCACTTCACGCCGACTTCCGAACCGCCTTCCAGTTCCGCTCCACGCCGCGATGGAACCGTCGAGCAACAGGACATGCCGGCCATGATAGCGACAGCGACATGTCTGATGGCGAATCGGAGGGCAGCCGCGACGCACTGCGGGGCAGGATTGCGAACGAGGGCAGCGTGTGGGCCAAAGGCCAGGATTTCTGGTCTACAGTCGGATGGGCGTTCCACTGCTGCACGCTGATGCCGCACCGATGGCGGTACTGGAAGGCGTGGCTGGAGTTTATGCTGGATGTGCTGGATGCCGACTGGGAAGAGCGGAGACGTCGCGATCTGGAGGACTATGAGATAAGAGGACGCATTGGACAAGTGCCAACGATGTGGCGAGCCGAGTCCATGTTGGTCATGTATATGGACCAGAAGGACGGTCGCCACTCTGGCCCAAAGGCCATCATGAAGGCGCTATTTGCTTACAACGGAAgcgtttcttcttcatctttccaGGAGGTCTTTGATAAAGAGCACAAGGGGCCAAGGCAGCGGgggaagaagcgaaagcgTGAAGCAGTCCTTGACCTGGCCAACGATAAATTTGGCGACTActttgacgaagacgagTCCATCTCCTCCGGCGTCTCTGAGCCTCCGACCCCTCAGAAGCATCGCACTAAGAGTGAAGCCTCGGGGGTCGGTGCTGGCATGGTAGAGTCTATTcaactgcggctgcggctgtttAGGCTGCTTTCCGTAGCCACAGATGACTTGGGCAAGCACACGGAGCTTGACAGGCTCTACGAGGATTTTGCAGCCAGCATGAAGGTTCTCCCTCTGGATATATTCGCTCTGTTTGTCTCTCATCGGCCGGACGTGCTGCTACGACCGTCGCAAATCACCCTCACCAGGGAGCTTTTTCACTTGCTCCTCCCGTCGTCCTACAAAGATCCCCGCAAGGTGGACCCGGAAGGTGATTCATTGGGCAGCCTGACGATGCCTATGCTGGAACACTGCTACGTCTGCTATCCTGCCAATACCATCGGCCTGGAGGACAATGCCAAACTATCGCTGCTGGTGGAGAGCGcgatgcagctgctgtggcttTGCGATATGATCGAGTATACAGACAGCTTTGCCAACGCGGTCGACAAGGGCATAGAGGCGCGGGTGAAGAAGGCGCAGCGAAAGAGGACGGGTCGCACAAAGGCCGATGCGAGCGATTCGCATGCTTCCAACGTCATGGAGGCATCTGCCGATCGGATACGAGTTTTGTTGGACGTTTTGAGTGCATCGACTTGA
- a CDS encoding uncharacterized protein (EggNog:ENOG41~TransMembrane:12 (i98-119o131-154i166-185o191-213i225-246o258-283i331-355o367-388i409-430o436-460i467-492o504-524i)) gives MAEEKPVAPEGVPPSTSSSVSASSATVTTPDHDVESQLQATPSEKISHWRVLLDQTGVTQEVLDFNYTGHGTAESPYLVEFVPNDPWNPMGFKDSFKWAITLIQASAALSVSFASSAYSGGISEIIMQFDISAEVAILGVSLFVMGFAIGPLLWAPLSELYGRQRTFFVSYMALSAFSAGAAGSQNIATLVILRFFAGAFGSSPLTNAGGVIADMFKADQRGVAFSIFAMAPFLGPALGPIAGGFLGESKGWRWVEGLIAIFTGVVWILSSVVYPETYAPVLLRQRAGALSKRTGKVYISRLEAGQPAKSIADQLKVSLLRPWQLLIREPIVLLISLYMAIIYGTLYMCFAAFPIVYQEGRGWSPGIGGLAFIGIAIGMSLSTVGSMLDNKRYLRAAARAPDGNAPPEARLPPAIVGSILIPIGLFWFAWTNGPSVHWIVSIIGSIFFASGIVLVFLSLMNYLVDSYVVFAASALAASSVLRSLFGAAFPLFTTYMYQNLGVHWASSIPAFLALACVPFPALFYKYGDRIRATCKYASEAAAVLAKMRAKHVEVTEDQAIEEIQEQEKERRESLALERAASRASRASRASRASHA, from the exons ATGGCTGAAGAGAAACCTGTTGCTCCAGAGGGGGTTCCTCCTTCTACCTCTTCTTCCGTCTCTGCCTCATCCGCCACCGTCACAACGCCCGATCACGATGTTGAGTCTCAGCTACAGGCTACCCCATCCGAAAAGATCTCACACTGGAGAGTTCTCCTTGACCAGACCGGCGTTACCCAGGAAGTGCTCGACTTTAACTACACCGGTCACGGCACTGCCGAGTCTCCTTACCTCGTCGAATTCGTCCCCAACGATCCATGGAATCCCATGGGCTTCAAAGACTCATTCAAATGGGCCATCACCCTCATCCAGGCCAGCGCAGCTCTTTCAGTCTCCTTTGCTAGTTCTGCTTATTCAGGCGGTATAAGTGAAATCATCATGCAGTTTGACATCTCCGCTGAAGTCGCCATTCTGGGTGTATCTCTGTTTGTCATGGGCTTTGCTATTGGTCCTCTCCTTTGGGCCCCGTTGTCTGAGCTGTACGGCCGCCAGAGGACCTTTTTCGTCAGTTACATGGCCTTGTCCGCTTTCAGTGCCGGAGCCGCTGGTTCCCAGAACATTGCTaccctcgtcatcctccgATTCTTTGCCGGCGCTTTCGGTTCTTCTCCCCTGACGAATGCCGGTGGTGTCATTGCCGACATGTTCAAGGCCGATCAGCGAGGAGTTGCTTTCAGTATCTTTGCCATGGCTCCTTTCTTGGGCCCGGCTCTGGGTCCCATTGCAGGTGGCTTCCTTGGTGAGTCCAAGGGCTGGCGATGGGTTGAGGGACTGATTGCCATCTTCACTGGTGTTGTCTGGATTCTCAGCTCTGTCGTCTACCCCGAGACATACGCCCCAGTCCTGCTCCGCCAACGTGCCGGTGCCTTGAGCAAGAGGACTGGCAAGGTCTACATTTCCAGGCTCGAGGCGGGAcagccagccaagagcaTTGCCGACCAGCTCAAGGTTTCCCTGCTGAggccttggcagcttctCATCAGGGAGCCCatcgtcctcctcatctCCCTCTACATGGCCATCATCTACGGTACACTCTACATGTGTTTCGCTGCTTTCCCCATTGTCTACCAAGAAGGTCGTGGCTGGAGCCCGGGCATTGGCGGTCTGGCATTCATCGGCATTGCCATTGGTATGTCTCTGTCTACTGTCGGATCCATGCTCGACAACAAGCGATATCTGAGGGCTGCTGCCAGGGCGCCCGATGGCAACGCACCCCCCGAAGCCCGTCTGCCACCCGCCATTGTCGGATCCATCCTGATTCCCATTGGCCTCTTCTGGTTCGCGTGGACCAACGGCCCCAGCGTTCACTGGATTGTCTCCATCATTGGTTCCATTTTCTTTGCCTCCGGTATTGTCTTGGTGTTCCTCTCGCTGATGAACTACCTTGTCGACTCTT ATGTTGTTTTCGCCGCCTCAGCCCTGGCTGCCAGCTCCGTCCTTCGATCTCTCTTTGGCGCCGCTTTCCCACTCTTCACcacctacatgtaccagAACTTGGGTGTCCACTGGGCGAGCTCCATTCCCGCCTTCTTGGCTCTGGCCTGCGTTCCCTTCCCCGCTCTCTTCTACAAGTACGGCGATAGAATCCGTGCCACGTGCAAGTATGCTTCCGAAGCTGCGGCTGTCCTTGCGAAAATGCGAGCCAAGCACGTTGAAGTCACCGAGGACCAGGCTATTGAGGAGATTCAAgagcaggagaaggagagacgagagagccTGGCACTGGAGAGAGCAGCCAGCCGAGCCAGCCGTGCCAGTCGTGCCAGCCGTGCCAGCCACGCTTAA
- a CDS encoding uncharacterized protein (EggNog:ENOG41~TransMembrane:10 (i98-119o131-154i166-185o191-213i225-246o258-283i331-355o367-388i409-430o436-464i)), with translation MAEEKPVAPEGVPPSTSSSVSASSATVTTPDHDVESQLQATPSEKISHWRVLLDQTGVTQEVLDFNYTGHGTAESPYLVEFVPNDPWNPMGFKDSFKWAITLIQASAALSVSFASSAYSGGISEIIMQFDISAEVAILGVSLFVMGFAIGPLLWAPLSELYGRQRTFFVSYMALSAFSAGAAGSQNIATLVILRFFAGAFGSSPLTNAGGVIADMFKADQRGVAFSIFAMAPFLGPALGPIAGGFLGESKGWRWVEGLIAIFTGVVWILSSVVYPETYAPVLLRQRAGALSKRTGKVYISRLEAGQPAKSIADQLKVSLLRPWQLLIREPIVLLISLYMAIIYGTLYMCFAAFPIVYQEGRGWSPGIGGLAFIGIAIGMSLSTVGSMLDNKRYLRAAARAPDGNAPPEARLPPAIVGSILIPIGLFWFAWTNGPSVHWIVSIIGSIFFASGIVLVFLSLMNYLVDSCKSSFPS, from the coding sequence ATGGCTGAAGAGAAACCTGTTGCTCCAGAGGGGGTTCCTCCTTCTACCTCTTCTTCCGTCTCTGCCTCATCCGCCACCGTCACAACGCCCGATCACGATGTTGAGTCTCAGCTACAGGCTACCCCATCCGAAAAGATCTCACACTGGAGAGTTCTCCTTGACCAGACCGGCGTTACCCAGGAAGTGCTCGACTTTAACTACACCGGTCACGGCACTGCCGAGTCTCCTTACCTCGTCGAATTCGTCCCCAACGATCCATGGAATCCCATGGGCTTCAAAGACTCATTCAAATGGGCCATCACCCTCATCCAGGCCAGCGCAGCTCTTTCAGTCTCCTTTGCTAGTTCTGCTTATTCAGGCGGTATAAGTGAAATCATCATGCAGTTTGACATCTCCGCTGAAGTCGCCATTCTGGGTGTATCTCTGTTTGTCATGGGCTTTGCTATTGGTCCTCTCCTTTGGGCCCCGTTGTCTGAGCTGTACGGCCGCCAGAGGACCTTTTTCGTCAGTTACATGGCCTTGTCCGCTTTCAGTGCCGGAGCCGCTGGTTCCCAGAACATTGCTaccctcgtcatcctccgATTCTTTGCCGGCGCTTTCGGTTCTTCTCCCCTGACGAATGCCGGTGGTGTCATTGCCGACATGTTCAAGGCCGATCAGCGAGGAGTTGCTTTCAGTATCTTTGCCATGGCTCCTTTCTTGGGCCCGGCTCTGGGTCCCATTGCAGGTGGCTTCCTTGGTGAGTCCAAGGGCTGGCGATGGGTTGAGGGACTGATTGCCATCTTCACTGGTGTTGTCTGGATTCTCAGCTCTGTCGTCTACCCCGAGACATACGCCCCAGTCCTGCTCCGCCAACGTGCCGGTGCCTTGAGCAAGAGGACTGGCAAGGTCTACATTTCCAGGCTCGAGGCGGGAcagccagccaagagcaTTGCCGACCAGCTCAAGGTTTCCCTGCTGAggccttggcagcttctCATCAGGGAGCCCatcgtcctcctcatctCCCTCTACATGGCCATCATCTACGGTACACTCTACATGTGTTTCGCTGCTTTCCCCATTGTCTACCAAGAAGGTCGTGGCTGGAGCCCGGGCATTGGCGGTCTGGCATTCATCGGCATTGCCATTGGTATGTCTCTGTCTACTGTCGGATCCATGCTCGACAACAAGCGATATCTGAGGGCTGCTGCCAGGGCGCCCGATGGCAACGCACCCCCCGAAGCCCGTCTGCCACCCGCCATTGTCGGATCCATCCTGATTCCCATTGGCCTCTTCTGGTTCGCGTGGACCAACGGCCCCAGCGTTCACTGGATTGTCTCCATCATTGGTTCCATTTTCTTTGCCTCCGGTATTGTCTTGGTGTTCCTCTCGCTGATGAACTACCTTGTCGACTCTTGTAAGTCTTCATTTCCTTCTTGA